The window TGTCGGCATTAACCCTATTCTGTATTGCCGAACCGCTAAATGCAAAGGCCAATGCTTTTAACGCAGCAATTCACATTAATACTTTGAACAAGAAATGGGATACCACCATCAAAGGAAAAATTGTGGATGAAAAGGGAGAAACTTTAGTGGGCGTGAGCATTAGGGTAAAGGGCACAAGCCTGGTAACCAGTACCGATGCCAATGGAGCTTTTTCAATTACGATACCTTCATCGGTGAGCAACCCGGTTTTGGAGGTTTCGTACATTGGTTATACCACACAAGAGGTACCCGTTGGTGGAAAAACAACAATCAGCATTCAGCTAAAAAGCTCAACCAACGACCTGGAAGAAGTGGTGGTAGTAGGTTACAATACCGTTAAAAAGAGCGATTTAACCGGTGCAGTAGTAAGCGTGGGCGCAAAAGAAATCAGATCGAGGCCGGTAACCAATGCCCTGCAAGCCATGCAAGGTAAAGCGGCTGGGGTAGATATTACTTCAAATGAGCGGCCAGGCCAGGTTGGCGATATTAAAATCCGTGGTCTACGTTCATTAAAAGCCAGCAATTCGCCATTATTTGTAGTGGATGGAATTCCGTTGCAGGCTGGTGGTATTGATGCCATCAACCCTAACGACATCGAAAACATCGATGTTTTAAAAGATGCCTCGGCAACAGCCATTTACGGTTCGCGTGGTGCAAACGGTGTAGTATTGGTAACCACTAAAAAAGGTAAAACCGGCAGACTAACCATGGATTACGTAGGTACTGCAACCATAGAAACCTTAAACGACAGGATGGACATGATGAACTCTGCACAATATATCGAGTTTCGTCGCGATGCATTCAGGGCATTACCGACAACAGATGTTAGGAAATACCCGGCTGTAGCCACTTTAGCTAAAGACAGAGAAATTTTTGCCGGAGACCCTTACGTGCTTGAAAACATAGAAAAAGGATGGGTAAATGGTGTGTATGATGGCAGTTTGGTTCCAACTACCGATTGGGGAGATCTGGTAACCCGGACCGGAATTACCCAGGATCACGTATTAAGTGTAAGTGGTGGTACCGATAAAATAAAGGCTTACGGATCTTTTGGTTACCTGAATCAAACCGGGACACAACTGGGCCAGGATTTCGAAAGGTACAGTGGTAAATTAAGTGTAGAAATTAACCCCGTTAAGTGGTTTAAAATGGGGCTCAATGTAACCGCAACCTATGGTTTGCAAAACTATGGTTTTGTTGCAGCAAGTGCTTCGGGTGCGGGCAATATATATGCGGCCGCAAGGGGCATGTTGCCGATGGCTATCCCTTACGATCCGAGCGGCAACCGAATTAATTTGCCCGGTGGCGATATCAATATCCAAAACCCCATTCTCGAAGCCGATTATAACATCAATTTACGTAAAACATTAAGAACCCTGGGTTCAGCCTTTGCTGAAGTAAACATTTTAAAAGGATTAAAATACCGCATCAACTTTGGCCCCGATTTTTCAAATTTCTATAACGGAAAATACCAGGATGCAAAATCGGTAAACCGCGATGCAGGCATACCTGGTTCGGTTAACAACTATGCACAACTAAACCAAAGCAACAAGTTTGCCTACACACTCGACCATTTATTATATTACGATAAAACCATTAATAAACACAGCTTTGGAGTAACCTTATTGCAAAGTTCTTCGCTGTTTCAGGATGAATCTTCGTCATTAACAGGCAGTAAAATCAATTTAATTGCACCACTTTGGTACGGATTAAGGGCCGGAAGTATTACCGCTTTGGATGGATTTGACACCGATTTTAGAAAATCTACACTCGAATCGTACATGGCCCGGGTAAACTATAGCTATGATAACAAGTACCTGTTAACCGCGTCGCTCCGTTCAGATGGGGCATCACAATTGGCCGAAGGCAACAAATGGGACTTTTTCCCTTCAGCAGCTTTAGCTTGGCGTATAGATCAGGAAGATTTCATGAAAAACATCAAATGGGTAAGTCAGTTGAAATTGCGCCTTGGTGTGGGTAGTACAGGTAACTCTTCAGTAGATATTGGCAGTACGCTGGGGCTTTTACAACCACTAACCTATACCTTTGGCAGCGCTGCTCAGATCGGTTATGTGGCTTCCGACGCTTCTTTGGCCAATCCAATTTCTTTCCCGAATAAATTACTGGGTTGGGAAAAAACACAGCAATATAACCTGGGTTTGGATTTCGACTTACTGAAAGGAAGAATCAGCGGTTCATTAGACCTCTATAAATCTAAAACAACCGACTTGATTCTACTCAAAAAGATCAACATCATTAATGGTTACCCTACCTCTTTTGATAACATCGGCTCGACAAAAAACAAAGGACTCGATTTAACCATCAATACGGTTAACGTGAGGTCGAAAGATTTCAGCTGGGAATCTACGCTGAATTTCTCTACCAGCAGGGATGAGATTGTTAAACTAAACGGTGGCGACATGGTTGCCGACCTTTTCTTTATTGGAAACGGCATTAGTGTGGCTTACGATTATGTAAAAGATGGCATCTGGCAAGATACTCCGGAAGACAAAATACTGCGCGATAAGTTTAGTGCAAACGGACAAACCTTTTTACCCGGAAGCATTAAAATAAGGGATTTGAATGGCGATTTTAAAATCGATGCCAATAACGACCGTCAGGTGTTAGGCCGTTACACCCCCAGCTGGACAGGTGGTATTACCAATACCTTTAACTACAAGGGTTTTGACCTTTCTGTTTTTATCATTGCGCGTTACAACTTCTTAATTGCTACAGGTGCAGAAGCCTTACAGGGTCGTTTTGCACAACGTGTATTGGATTACTGGACGCCAACCAACCCAACCAACGATTATCCGGCACCTAACTACGGCAGTGCGGCAGGCGATCAGTTTAAAAGCGCAATGAACTATCAGGATGGTTCATTTATTAAAGTTAGAAATATATCATTAGGCTACAATTTCGCAGAAAATATCACTAAAAAACTAACACTTTCCAGACTCAGGGTTTATGCACAGATGATTAATCCAGGCCTGATCTATTCGAAAGTTAAATGGATTGACCCCGATTTAGGCGGTTCTACATTTAACAGAGGTGTTGTATTTGGCATTAACGCCAGTTTCTAAGGAATTAAAAAGATTGATTATGAAAAAGATTGTAAATATTATATCAGGAGTGGCATTGCTAGGTGGGCTAATGATCCTGCCAACATCCTGTAAAAAAAGTTTTCTGGATGAAGAAGTGATTAACTCGCGCAATACATCCGACTTTCAAAAAACCGAGGGATTAGATGGTCTGGTTATCGGGATGTACCAAAGTTTAAAATTTCACTTTAACTATACCTGGGCCTACACCAGCACCAATTACGGGGTTGATGAATTTACAGTAGGCGGCGACAGAACCGAACAGATGTGGAACTCTTATGACGGGACTTTAAATTCGTTTAATGTAGATGTGCAGGCTGTTTTCGACAACATGTACACCAATATCAATTCGGCCAATATTGTAATTAAAAACGTGCCCCTTTATTATACAGGTGCCAATAAAAATACCCGTTTAGGAGAAGGTTACTTTATGCGTGCTTTCGACTATTTTAAACTGGTTAAACAATATGGAGGTGTGCCTTTACAGCTCGAAGCGTTAGATGTAATTAAAGATGAGTTTACCAGAAACACAGCCAAGGAAGTTTACGAACAGGTGATCCAGGATTTTACGCAAGCCTATAACCTGCTACCAACAACAGCATCAGAAAGAGGCAGGATTACCAAATGGGCCGCTGCACATTTTCTGGCCAAAGCCTATCTCTTCCGTGCCAGCGAAATAAACAACGACTGGAATAGCGAGACCAAAACAGCCGACTTACAAAATGCCATTAAATATGCAGATTTGGTAATTGGCAGCGGTCAGCACAGTCTGGCAACAAACTACAGCGATCTGTGGAACTTCACCACCGTTGATGGGGCAAACGAAACCAACAAGGAAGTTATTTTAGCTGCACAATTTTCGAACAACACCGCAACACAGGGAAGGTACGGTAACCAGATTCATCTTTACTATCCATCCGTTTACCAAACCTTACCAGGAATGATCCGCGACATTGCCGGAGGAAGGGAATTTCAGCGTTTGAGATCTACAGATTATGCTTTGGATGTTTTTGACCGCGTTAACGATTCTAGGTTCTGGAAAAGTTTTAAAACACATTACGTTTCCAACAATGCGGCCAGCATACCGAAGTGGGTTAAGGGCAGTGCCCCAACTACAGCACAAGAAGGTCAGCCAAAATTTACAGTTGGCGAAGAAGCTGCTTTATACATTGTTAATAATGCCGGCGATACCCGCTATACCCCTATTGTTCCAAATGCCGATCCAGCTTTACCAACCGATATTGCCCGCCGCAAACCTTCTATGTTTGTGCGGTATTTCGCTGGTCAGCCACAAAGTTATTTAAACAGTCATGGCAATTACGGCGTTAGCCAATACGTGGCCTTATCTAAATTTATGGATGGTTCAAGAAATCTGGTGGCTTCGCAATTTGGCCAGCGCGATGGCATTTTAGCCCGCCTTGCCGAAACGTATTTAATTGCTGCAGAAGCTTACGGCCGCTTAGGTCAGTATGCACAAGCCATTCCTTACCTAAACAGTGTGCGCGATCGTGCTGCCTATAAAGAAGGCGAAGACCGTTCTGCTTATGTAGATGGTGGAATTGCTTACAAAACAAATCCGGCAGTAACTTCGTCCATTGTTTCCTACTCCGATAAAAACACTTATTTCGAATCGAACAATATTCCGGTTACCACCGTAAACACCTTAAGTTTAATGCACCTGAATAGTGAGGCCGATATTTTTAACTCGACCAAAGATTTTTACGATAAAGTTGGGGCAAGTTCTAATGCCGATAAATTCAATGCCTTTATTTTGGACGAACGTTCAAGAGAATTAATGGGCGAATTGATGCGTTGGGAAGACCTGGCCAGGACTAAAACACTGGTAGCGCGTACAGCTGCATTTAACCTCGAGGCTAAACCTGTTGAGGGCAAACATTACTTGCGCCCAATTCCTCAAAGTTTCTTAGATGTACTGAAGATAAACGGAGAGCCTTTAACACCTGCACAGAAACAAGCCATGCAAAACCCAGGCTGGTAAGCTTAAGCAAATACAATTAGCGGTGTTTAAACCAGGTATTCTACCTGGTTTAAACACCGCTTTTTTTATAGAGAAAAATCACATCCGCCCTGAAAGCTTAATGCCATTCCTAAAAGATCTTAAAATCTGGCGTTATTCGCCTGCAGCAGCCAGGCTTCGTAACTCGCAATAACCACCACCGTGTCCGTCACTCCCGTACAGGCGGGAATCCCAATACAAAACGCTTCCCCCAATCCAACCATACACCTACCCATCAATAAGTTACATTTTCACTATCCTTAACCACATACTTTGGTTTTGCACCAGTAACAGTCAACATGCCATTAAATTTTACATCTTGTGCATCGTTCACCCATACTTCGGCACTACCAGGCATTTTAATATTGTTAAACAGTACATTTTTAAGCTGATGGCCCGTAGCCTTAAAACCATTAATATTGATTACAGGTTCTTTGGTTTGTGCATTAGAAAGATCGACGTTACGGAAAACAAAATTTTCAAAAACAGGTAGTTCCGGTGCCGCTGCACCATCGTTATTGTAATTTACGGCCGAGAAAATGGTTATTTTAAGCAACTGACAATCGGCTACCGTTACATTTTTAACATAGCCACCGCGGTCTTTGGTGCCCTTAATCTGCATGCCGTGCAACAAAGCACCAGCTGTACAATCCTGCACCAAAACATCGCTTACCCCTCCCGACATTTCGCTGCCGATAGAAATACCATGCCCCCTGGTAAACACACAATTGCGGATGTTTACATTCCGGGTAGGTTTTCCGATGGTAAATCCTTCGGGGTTTTTGCCCGATTTAATGGCGATACAATCATCACCTGTTGAAAAGGTACAGTTAAAAATATAGCTATCGTCAGATGAATCGGGATCTAAACCATCGCCATTACGGGCAGTACTGCTGATGTTTAAATCGTGGCAGCTTATGCCTTTGCTGTAAATGTAATGAATGGTCCAGCAGGGCGAATCTTTTATCGTTAAACCTTGTATTTCAACATCCTTGCAGTTCATCAAACAGATTAAACGTCCACGGCTTCTTATTCCGTTTTTATCAATCATCGCTTTGCCCAGTGCACCGCCACCTCCGCTAATAGTGCCCCCTCCTTTTATGGCCAACTGCTCTACAGCAAAACCACCTTTATTATTCATTACTCCGGCGTTTAATAAACTGGCATAGGTTTTCATCTCCCAGCCTTCAAAGCGGTTGTTGTAAAATGGCAGATAATCGTCGGTATCGCCGCTGCCTTTTAACACACCATCTTTGGCAATCTCCAGCGTCATGTTGCTTTTCAAAAACAGTGCACCGCTTAAAAATATACCTTTGGGTATGCGTACAGTACCTCCTTTCGGGCAGGCATCTATCGCTTGCTGAATACTTGCTGTATTTAGGGTTACACCATCGCCCTTTGCACCAAATGCAGTTACCGATAAAATTTTTCCGGTGGTTTTGGTGGTAAATTTCAATACGGCACTACTGGCCGATAGTTCCCCAGCTTTATTTTCGGCCTTAATGGTACAGGTATAGGTTTTTAAAGGACTTAGGTTTTTAAGCGTATAGTTAGTTTTAGCCGAAATGCCAATCTCTTTTCCGTTTAAAATAAGGTGATAGCGGATTACATCGAGGTACTCCACTGGCTTATTCCATACCAGCGTAGCCGAATTAGCCGAAACCGTACCTGGTGCTACTACCGGGTTAAGTGGCACTCCTCCAACAGCAAAACACTGTAAAGAAAAAACAATTAAAAACGCACAAACAATTAACGAGCTTCTCATAAAATCTACAAGGGTTAATGGCATAAATTTACAGTTTATGCATTTAAACTATTTGGTTAGGCCAGGGCAAAAGCAAGATAACATCATCAAGTTAAGGCAGCTCTGGTTTAAACGAAAGTATCTCATTCCGGTTGATAAATCATCCTGTAGTGTCCTGCATTAAAAAAAACGGTAAACTGCCATTAAATAATTAATCAGCCGCTTTACAACAGCAAGGCCAGTAACGTTTTTAATACCGGTTTTGCAGGATAGCACAGGATGGATCGCCAAATTTTATATGTTAATATCGTATTATATTTTAACCAAATATTTCCGGCATTATCCATCAGTTTTGCTTGTCGCAACCGACATGTACAAAGGATTATAATTCCGGTATTGCCCTTAGCCATAACCCAATTAAACAGCATGAGCCAAAAAAAATTACTCGCCCTTATTGTTTGCATAACCTTCTGCCTGCAAGCTTTTTCGCAACAAAGCCCATCAGTTAGAACAAGCTATAATTTTAATCCGGGATGGAAACTATACGTTGGCGATATACCAGCAGCAGAATCGGTTGATTTTAACGACCAAAGCTGGAAAGCCATCACCCTGCCCCACGCCTGGAACGAAGATGAAGCCTTTAAAAAATCGATTGAAGAGCACTCAACCGGCATAGCCTGGTACCGCAAACATTTTAAGCTACCCCAAAGCAGCCAGAACCATAAAATTTTTCTAGAGTTTGAAGGCATCAGGCAAGCAGGCGAGTTTTACCTGAATGGCAAATTTATCGGTCGCCACGAAAACGGCGTAATGGCTTTTGGTTTCGATATCAGCGATTTAGTTAATACAGATAAGGAAAATGTAATTGCCATAAAAATAGATAATGCCTGGAACTACAAGGAGAAAGCCACCAATTCGGGCTATCAGTGGAACGATAAAAACTTTAATGCCAATTATGGCGGCATTTCGAAAAATGTAAAACTGCACGTTAGCGGCAAAATATATCAAACGCTTCCACTCTACACCACCTTGCAAACTACCGGAAATTACATTTATGCCAAAGATTTCAGCATCGATCAAAAATCGGCTACTATAGTATCACAATCAGAAGTAAAAAACGAAAGTAGCCAGGCCAGCACCATCACCTACGAAATAGCATTAAAAGATACCGAAGGGAAAACAATTAAAACCTTTGCTGCAGCACCGCAAAGCCTTGCCCCCGGCGAAACCAAAATACTTAAGGCCGAATCGCTGGTTAACGGCCTCCATTTCTGGAGCTGGGGTTATGGTTATTTATATACGGTTACCTCCCGGCTTAAAGTAAACGGAGCCATTATCGACGAGCTGAACACCCAAACCGGTTTCAGAAAGGCAGAATTTAAAAATGGCATGGTGTACTTAAACGACCGTGTATTGATGATGAAAGGTTACGCACAACGGAGCAGCAACGAATGGCCGGCCATTGGCTTATCGGTACCGGCATGGCTAAGCGATTACAGCAACCAGCTTATGGTAGAAAGCAATGCCAATCTGGTTCGCTGGATGCACATTACCCCCTGGAAACAGGATATCGAATCGTGCGACCGCGTAGGTTTAATACAGGCCATGCCTGCCGGCGACTCGGAAAAAGATGTAACCGGTACCCGCTGGGACCAAAGAAAAGCTGTAATGCGCGATGCCATTATTTACAACCGCAATAACCCCAGCATCCTGTTTTACGAGTGCGGTAACGAATCGATCAGTGCCGAACACATGAAAGAAATGAAAGCCATTCGCGATACTTACGATCCTTACGGCAACCGGGCCATCGGATCAAGGGAGATGCTCGATATACCCGAAGCCGAGTATGGTGGCGAAATGCTCTACATCAACAAAAGCGCAACCAAACCACTATGGTCGATGGAGTACTCGCGCGATGAGGCCCTTCGCAAATACTGGGACGAATTTTCGCCTCCATACCATAAAAATGGGGCCGGACCGCAATACAAAGGAGCCGATGCCAGCGATTATAACCGCAATATGGACAGCCATGCCATTGAAGACGTCATCCGCTGGAACGAATACTACCAGGAACGGCCGGGCACAGGTACCCGCGTAAGTTCGGGTGGGGTAAACATCATTTTTTCTGATTCGAATACCCACCACCGTGGCGAAGAAAATTACAGGCGCAGCGGCGAGGTAGATGCCATGCGCATACCAAAAGATGGCTTTTTTGCACATAAAGTGATGTGGGATGGCTGGGTAGATGCCAAAAAGGAAGGCATTTACATCATTGGGCATTGGAATTATAAGGCTGGCATTAAAAAGAACATCTACGTAGTGGCCGCAGGCGATAAAGTAGAACTGATCCTTAACAACAAATCGTTAGGCTTTGAAAAAAAGAGCGATGGCTTTTTGTTCACCTTTAATGAAGTAGCCTATCAGGCAGGTACACTGAAAGCGATATCGTACACGGCAGACGGTAAAAAACTGGCCGAAACACAATTAAAAACTGCCGCGAAGCCCGTGGCGCTAAAGCTTACAGCCATTAAAAACCCTGCTGGCTTTAAGGCCGATGGAGCCGATGTAGCACTGGTTCAGGTTGAAGTGGTAGATATAAACGGAAACAGGTGCCCAACAGCTTTAAATACCATTAACTTTGAGCTAAGCGGAGCTGCCGAGTGGCGCGGCGGACTGGCACAAGGCCCTGATAATTTCATTTTATCGAAAGTACTTCCTGTAGAAGGTGGTGTAAACCGGGTTTTAATCCGTTCGTTAACGCAAGCCGGCAAAATTACCCTTAACGCCAGCGCTGATGGTTTAAAACCGGCTACAATTGGCTTAGCAACCACCCCAGTGCCAGTAGAAAACGGTTTGGCAACGAGTTTTCCCACTGATGGTTTAAAACCGAATTTAAGCAAGGGCGAAACGCCAAAAGGCAGTTCATTTACCATACAGCGTAAAACAATTAAAATTGTATCAGCCGAAGCAGGCGCAAATAACGATAAAGCGCAATTGAGTTACGATGACAACGAACTGAGCGATTGGGTTAACGATGGAAAAATAAATACCGCCTGGATTAAATACACCCTGGAGAAAGAAAGTACCATTAGCCAGGTGGCTTTAAAATTAAACGGTTTCCGTTCTAAAACCTATCCGCTACGCATTACGGTTGATGGCAAAGAGGTATTTAACGGCGAAAGTAAAACCAGTTTAGGTTATTTTACCGCTACCTGCAAACCCACAAAAGGGAAAACTGTAACCATACAGTTGCTTGGTTCGGGCAAGGAAAGTGAAAATGCAGTTATTGGTGTAGAAGTAAACGGAAAAAAACTGGATGATGGCGTGAGCCGGGCAGAAACCAAACTAAAAGGCGGCTTAAGTATTATAGAAGCCGATATTTTTGAAACCCCTTAAAAAACAGCAAACGCTACCATGAAAGCATTAAAACTATATTTTCTGTTGCTTCAAACCCTAATGGTTTCAGTAACCTATGCACAAAACAAAACCAATATTGAGGTAAATTTCGACCAGCAAATTGCGCCAATGAAACCCGTTTGGGCCTGGTTTGGTTACGATGAGCCCAATTACACCTATATGAAAGATGGCCAGAAACTGCTAACCGAGATTTCGAAACTCAGTCCGGTGCCGGTTTACGTAAGGGCACATAATTTACTAACCTCGGGCGATGGCACGCCAGCACTTAAATGGGGCTCAACCAATGCCTACACCGAAGATGCTAAGGGCAACCCCGTGTATAACTGGAAAATTGTTGACCAGATTTTCGACACTTACGTAAAAAGAGGAATGAAACCACTGGCGCAAATTGGTTTTATGCCCGAGGCCCTGTCTACCCATCCTATTCCCTACCAGCACCAATGGAAACCCGGAGCAAAATACAGTGTAATCGAAACCGGATGGGCATATCCACCCAAAGATTACCAAAAATGGAGCAACTTGGTTTACGAATGGGTAAAACACAGTGTAGCCCGTTATGGCAAAGCCGAAGTAGAAAGCTGGTACTGGGAAGTTTGGAACGAACCTGATGGTGCCTACTGGAAAGGCACGCAGGCCGAGTTTTTTAAACTTTATGATTATGCCGCAGATGGTTTGAAACGCGCCCTCCCCAATGCCAGAATTGGTGGTGCAAATGTTACCGGCGGAGCTTCCAAATACCTCGATGCCTTTATTAAGCACTGCTTAAGCGACACCAATTATGTAACCGGAAAAATCGGTTCGCCCTTAGATGCCGTTCTTTTTCATGCCAAGGGATCGCCCCGAGTGGTAAACGGCACAGTGGTGATGGATATCCGCGCTCAGCTACGCAATATGGAATCGAACTACCGCGTAATTGCCAAATACCCACAACTTAAAAATATCCCGGTTATTATTGGCGAATCAGACCCTGAAGGCTGTGCAGCCTGCGGTATGGCTACCAATCCCGAAAATGCTTACCGCAATGGCACCATGTATTCGAGTTATACCGCAGCTTCTTTTGCGCGTTTGTATGCACTTACCGATCTGTATAAAATTAACCTGCTGGGCGCCGTGACCTGGTCGTTCGAGTTCGAAAACCAACCCTGGTTTGCAGGTTTTAGAGATTTAGCCACCAACGGAGTTGATAAACCTGTGCTAAATGTTTTCAGGATGTTTGGGATGATGAAAGGCAGCCGCGTTGCCACCACAAGTAACCGCATGTATGAGCTAAGGTCGGTACTCGATTCGAGTATCAGAAAGTCCCAAACCGATATTGGTGCACTGGCCGCTAAAGCAGAAAAATCGGCTTCCGTATTGGTATGGAATTACCACGATGAAGATAAAACAGGCACACAAGATTCGGTTAAGGTTATGCTCAATAACTTAGCCGCCAAAACCGTTACCCTAACCGAATACCGCATAGATGGCGATAACAGCAATGCTTACGAAGTTTGGAAAAAAATGGGTTCGCCACAAAATCCCGATTCAAAACAGATTGCACTACTGGAAAAAGCTGGTCAGCTTAAAATGGTTGGTAAGCCGGTAAAGAGAAGCAATTTAAAGGGAGTAGAGATTTTATTACCCAGACAAGGAGTTTCGTTTTTGAAGCTGGATTGGTAATTCATAACCGTAACCGTCATTTCGACTGAGTGCAGCGAACGGAGAAATCTATAAGATAAGTTTCAGCACCTCACTTACCTGGAGAGCACCGCTAAAAATAAAACCGTCAGGCTGTGCAGATAAGTAGATCATATGAAAAATCGTTTTTTATCAGTTGTTTCCATTATTGGGTTTACCATTTCCGTAATACTCCCTGATTTTTTCCTCCAAACCGATAATCCTATATTCATCATCGATTTTATCGAATTTAGATACCACTGATCCATTTTTATCAAATAAGATTATACTGGGAATATAATCAATGTTCCATTTTCTGCTTAAGGGTATTCCTTCAGGATTTTTTAAGTCATCTATAGTGAGCAGATGATCAGGGATATCCCTGAAATTGACAAAAATATCATATCCATTTTTTTTAACAGCTGATATCCAATCGTCATTTCTCTTATCAATTGATACTGTGATGACTTGCAGGCCATCCTTTGAATATGTATTATATATTTTTTTAAGATTGGGGCTTGATTTGACACACGGAATGCACCAACTTGCCCAAAAGTCTACTATAACCAAACTCTTTCCGATAAAATTATTGAATTTGACTGTTTTGTTCTGCTCATTTTGCAATGCTACTGACTCAAGACTATAATTGTTTTTTAAAAGGGCCAGTTGATCAGCTGCTAGTCGGTTATTGATTCTTAGCAAATTATCTTTTCCCAATTTACTTTCCTTTACATCTCCTGCAAAGTCGTGATAAATTGATTTGATCAAAAAGATTGGTATAGACCTGTCAGAAATAAATTCGGTGAATAGATATGCACTGGCATAAGATTTTGGATGGTTTTTAATAAAATCAATTTGATTGGATTTAATATTTTTATTCACTGCAGTCAATTTGGACTGTAACTGATCTCGCTGGCCTTTAAGTGCTGCAATGGTGTCTTTATTAGCAGATATTTTTATCCTGTTATTATATATAGTCCTTTTCATTAACAGATTCTTCACCTCCAATAGAAGCGCGCTATTTTGCTGACTTAACAAGTCCATGTCCCTTTGGGTATCAGACCCTGTGATTTTGGCTTCAGGGAAATTATTCTCGGCAATAGAGATCGACATTTTTTTTGGTTCAAGAAAAAATCTTATCGTATTGGGATCATCATAATTTTTGGTTTTTA is drawn from Pedobacter sp. HDW13 and contains these coding sequences:
- a CDS encoding glycosyl hydrolase family 28 protein, yielding MPLTLVDFMRSSLIVCAFLIVFSLQCFAVGGVPLNPVVAPGTVSANSATLVWNKPVEYLDVIRYHLILNGKEIGISAKTNYTLKNLSPLKTYTCTIKAENKAGELSASSAVLKFTTKTTGKILSVTAFGAKGDGVTLNTASIQQAIDACPKGGTVRIPKGIFLSGALFLKSNMTLEIAKDGVLKGSGDTDDYLPFYNNRFEGWEMKTYASLLNAGVMNNKGGFAVEQLAIKGGGTISGGGGALGKAMIDKNGIRSRGRLICLMNCKDVEIQGLTIKDSPCWTIHYIYSKGISCHDLNISSTARNGDGLDPDSSDDSYIFNCTFSTGDDCIAIKSGKNPEGFTIGKPTRNVNIRNCVFTRGHGISIGSEMSGGVSDVLVQDCTAGALLHGMQIKGTKDRGGYVKNVTVADCQLLKITIFSAVNYNNDGAAAPELPVFENFVFRNVDLSNAQTKEPVININGFKATGHQLKNVLFNNIKMPGSAEVWVNDAQDVKFNGMLTVTGAKPKYVVKDSENVTY
- a CDS encoding TonB-dependent receptor — encoded protein: MDLNLYPENPQRQRGASCRKLLVTGMSALTLFCIAEPLNAKANAFNAAIHINTLNKKWDTTIKGKIVDEKGETLVGVSIRVKGTSLVTSTDANGAFSITIPSSVSNPVLEVSYIGYTTQEVPVGGKTTISIQLKSSTNDLEEVVVVGYNTVKKSDLTGAVVSVGAKEIRSRPVTNALQAMQGKAAGVDITSNERPGQVGDIKIRGLRSLKASNSPLFVVDGIPLQAGGIDAINPNDIENIDVLKDASATAIYGSRGANGVVLVTTKKGKTGRLTMDYVGTATIETLNDRMDMMNSAQYIEFRRDAFRALPTTDVRKYPAVATLAKDREIFAGDPYVLENIEKGWVNGVYDGSLVPTTDWGDLVTRTGITQDHVLSVSGGTDKIKAYGSFGYLNQTGTQLGQDFERYSGKLSVEINPVKWFKMGLNVTATYGLQNYGFVAASASGAGNIYAAARGMLPMAIPYDPSGNRINLPGGDINIQNPILEADYNINLRKTLRTLGSAFAEVNILKGLKYRINFGPDFSNFYNGKYQDAKSVNRDAGIPGSVNNYAQLNQSNKFAYTLDHLLYYDKTINKHSFGVTLLQSSSLFQDESSSLTGSKINLIAPLWYGLRAGSITALDGFDTDFRKSTLESYMARVNYSYDNKYLLTASLRSDGASQLAEGNKWDFFPSAALAWRIDQEDFMKNIKWVSQLKLRLGVGSTGNSSVDIGSTLGLLQPLTYTFGSAAQIGYVASDASLANPISFPNKLLGWEKTQQYNLGLDFDLLKGRISGSLDLYKSKTTDLILLKKINIINGYPTSFDNIGSTKNKGLDLTINTVNVRSKDFSWESTLNFSTSRDEIVKLNGGDMVADLFFIGNGISVAYDYVKDGIWQDTPEDKILRDKFSANGQTFLPGSIKIRDLNGDFKIDANNDRQVLGRYTPSWTGGITNTFNYKGFDLSVFIIARYNFLIATGAEALQGRFAQRVLDYWTPTNPTNDYPAPNYGSAAGDQFKSAMNYQDGSFIKVRNISLGYNFAENITKKLTLSRLRVYAQMINPGLIYSKVKWIDPDLGGSTFNRGVVFGINASF
- a CDS encoding RagB/SusD family nutrient uptake outer membrane protein, with product MKKIVNIISGVALLGGLMILPTSCKKSFLDEEVINSRNTSDFQKTEGLDGLVIGMYQSLKFHFNYTWAYTSTNYGVDEFTVGGDRTEQMWNSYDGTLNSFNVDVQAVFDNMYTNINSANIVIKNVPLYYTGANKNTRLGEGYFMRAFDYFKLVKQYGGVPLQLEALDVIKDEFTRNTAKEVYEQVIQDFTQAYNLLPTTASERGRITKWAAAHFLAKAYLFRASEINNDWNSETKTADLQNAIKYADLVIGSGQHSLATNYSDLWNFTTVDGANETNKEVILAAQFSNNTATQGRYGNQIHLYYPSVYQTLPGMIRDIAGGREFQRLRSTDYALDVFDRVNDSRFWKSFKTHYVSNNAASIPKWVKGSAPTTAQEGQPKFTVGEEAALYIVNNAGDTRYTPIVPNADPALPTDIARRKPSMFVRYFAGQPQSYLNSHGNYGVSQYVALSKFMDGSRNLVASQFGQRDGILARLAETYLIAAEAYGRLGQYAQAIPYLNSVRDRAAYKEGEDRSAYVDGGIAYKTNPAVTSSIVSYSDKNTYFESNNIPVTTVNTLSLMHLNSEADIFNSTKDFYDKVGASSNADKFNAFILDERSRELMGELMRWEDLARTKTLVARTAAFNLEAKPVEGKHYLRPIPQSFLDVLKINGEPLTPAQKQAMQNPGW